DNA from Roseomonas gilardii subsp. gilardii:
ACCAGATGGCAGCCCAACGCAACCCGCCCGGCTGATCCCAGCCCATCGCAACGCGGCGCTTTCCCATCCACCGCCCAACCACCCACCAATCTTCTGAAGAAGCTCTGATTTCCCACCCTTTCCAGATCAGAAACGAAGCGTTCCGCCCCACCAACAAAACTCACGAAAACGTGATAACAACGTTGACCCGGCCGGATTCCGCTCCCTAAATCGCCCACGACACTTGGCGAGCAAGCCTTTCCACTCCGCCCAGGCTTGAGGGACTGACCTTTTGAACAACGTGACGGCCGGCTTCGATACCACCCCCTTTCGCCTGCTGCGGTCCGAAGGCTTCCTGTCCCCCTCCACCACGGCCGACTGGTGGCGCGGCGCCGTCATCTACCAGGTCTATCCCCGCAGCTTCGCCGACGGGAACGGCGACGGCATCGGCGACCTGCCCGGCCTGCTCGGCCGCCTCGGCCACATCGCCGATCTCGGCGCCGATGCGATCTGGATCTCCCCCTTCCAGTGCTCCCCGCAGGAGGACTACGGCTACGACGTCTCCGACTACTGCGACGTCGATCCGCTCTTCGGCACGCTGGCCGATTTCGACCGCGTCCTGGCCCGCGCCTACCAGCTCGGGCTGAAGGTGCTGATGGACCAGGTCTGGTCCCATTCCAGCAGCCAGCATCCCTGGTTCCAGGAAAGCCGCGCCTCCCGCCACAACCCGCGATCCGACTGGTATGTCTGGGCCGACCCGTCCCCCGACGGCACCGCGCCCACCAACTGGCTTTCCGTCTTCGGCGGACCGGCCTGGAGCTGGGAACCCCGCCGCCGGCAGTACTACCTGCACCACTTCCTCGGCAGCCAGCCCGCCTTCAACCTCCACAACGGGGAGGTGGTGGAGGCGCTCCTGGACATCGGCCGCTTCTGGCTGGACCGCGGCGTGGACGGCTTCCGCCTCGATGCCGTGGACTGGATGTGCCACGACCCGGACCTGCGCGACAATCCGGCCGCCCACCGCCCCGGCCAGCCCGTCCCGGCCAAGCCCTTCGGCATGCAACTGCACCAGCACGACCTGCTGCACCCCCGCACGCTGGAGGTCATCGCCCGCATCCGGGGCCTGCAGGACGAATATCCCGGCACCGCCACCCTGGCCGAGATCTCCAGCCAGGACGGCGCCTTCGACCGCCTGCGCCGCTACACCGCCCCCGGCATGTTCGACATGGCCTACACCCTGCGCTTCATGAAGGGGAACCTCACCCACGAGACCGTCGCCTCCACCCTGCACTGGATGACGGAGCACCAGGAGGGCTGGCCCTGCTGGTCCTTCAGCAACCATGACGTGGAGCGTGTCGCCTCGCGCTGGAGCCCGATCGGCGGGCAGCCCGGCCAGCCCAGCCCGGAATTCCTCCGCCTGCTGATGGCCATGCTGCTCACCATGCGCGGCAGCGTCTGCCTCTACCTGGGCGAGGAACTCGGCCTCACCGAGGCGGAACTCCGCCCGGAGGACCTGCGCGACCCCTTCGGCATCGCCTTCTGGCCCGACTACAAGGGCCGCGACGGCAGCCGCACCCCCATGCCCTGGCAGCAGGACGCGCCGCATCTCGGCTTCTCGACCGGTGGCTCCGGCACCCGGCCCTGGCTGCCCATGCCGGAAGCCCACCACCCCCTCGCCGCTGAGGCCCAGCGCCGGGACCCTGGCTCGACCCTGAACGCCTGGCGGCACTTCCTGCGCTTCCGCCGGAACCACCCGGCACTGGTCCACGGTACCCTCGCCCAGGTCGCGGCGCCCGAGCCCCTGATCTGCTTCCGCCGCCACAGCGCGGAGGAATCCCTGCTCTGCGTCTTCAACCTGGGCAACGCGCCGCGCGAGTTCGACCTTCCGGCGGAAGGGCTGGTGGAGCCGCTCTGGAGCAGCGCGGCCCGCCTCGCCAGCGGCCCCCGCGCCGCCCTCGGCCCCTGCGGCGTCCTTATCCTCCGGGACGGCCCCGCAGTGGCGGAATAAGGGCCGCCGCTACCCCCCGCGCCGCCGGTATCCCGACACCACATCTCCCGCATCCCGCGGCAGGCGCACACAGAGCGGCAGCGAGGCCAGCACCACCGCCGCCACCGCGACGAAGGCCATGGAGAAATCCCCCAGCGCCGGCTCGCCATGCCCGTGTAGCGCCGTGGAGGCCGCCAGCACCGAGGACCCCATCACCACGCCCAGTGCCATGGAAAGCTGCTGCGCCGTGGAATAGAGGCTGGTCGCCGCCGAGAGCGCCTTCTGCGGCACCTCCGCATAGGCCAGCGAGTTCAGCGAGGTGAAGTGCAGCGAACGGAAGATCCCGTTCACCGCCAGCAGGATGAACACCCCCAGAGCGGCCATCCGGGCGAGAGCGTCGCCAGCAGCAGGATGATCGCCCCCTGCAGCAGCGTGTTCCAGACCAGCGTGCCGCGATAGCCGAACCACCGCAGCACCCGGTGGATCAGCGGCTTCATGCCGAAGGCCCCCAGCGCCGAGGCCAGCGTGATCAGCCCCGAGGTCGTAGCCGAGGCGCCGAAGCCGAGCTGGATCGCCAGCGGCACCAGGAAGGGGATCGCCCCCGCCCCGATGCGGAACATCGTCCCCGCCGTCACCGTCACCTGGAAGGCCGGGATGCGCAGCAGGCTCAGATCCAGCGCCGGATGCTCCGCCCGCAGGCAGTGCCGCACCGCCCACCAGCCCAGCACCACCCCCGCCGCCAGCGCCGCCCAGCTCCAGACAGGCTCCAGCAGGCCGCGCCCCACCGTCTCGAAGCCGAACATCAGGCAGGCCAGCGACAGGCCCACCAGCGTGACCCCGGGCACGTCCAGCTTCGGCGGCCGCTCCTGCTCCGGCGCGGTGATGAAGCGCCAGGCCAGGAACAGCCCCAGCAGCCCGATCGGCAGGTTGATCCAGAACACCCAGCGCCAGGAAAGCTGGTCGGTCAGGAATCCTCCCAGCGGCGGCCCCAGGATCGGCCCCAGCAGCCCCGGCATGGTCAGCCAGGTCGTCGCCCGCACGATCTCCTCCTTGGTCACCCGGCGCAGCAGCAGCAGCCGCGCCACCGGCACCATCATCGCCCCGCCGATGCCCTGCACGACCCGCGCCGCGATCAGCTCGCTCAGCCCCTGTGCCATGCCGCAGGCCGCGGAGGAGGCCACGAAGACCGCGATGGCCCAGAGGAAGACCCGCTTGGCGCCATAGCGGTCGGCCACCCAGCCGCTCACCGGCACGAAGACCGTCAGCGCCACGAGATAGGAGGTGATCGCCGCCGAAAGGTGCAGCGGCTCGCTGCCCAGGTCCCGCGCCATGGCCGGCAGCGCCGTCGCGATCACGCTGCTGTCCAGGTTCTGCATGATCAGCGCGCTGGCCACGATCGCCGCGGTGAAGCGCGGATCGTCCACCCAGCCGCGCCGGGCGACGGGCTTCCCGGTGGCCTGTCCGGCATCCTTCCCGGTGCCGCCACCCCCGATGGCGGGTCGCTCCGCCACCTCGCCGCCCCCGGCCTCCGTCCCCGCGCGCCCGCCTGCCGCCATGCACACCCCTCCCCTTGCCGCAAAGCCCGGAAGCCATGCCACCCCGGAGAGCCCGGGCGCATGGACGTCCCGCCCGCTTTCCCCCCGGTATCCGGCACCGCGGAATCCCGACACCAGTGCAATCCTCCCTTGCGCCGCATGCCCAAGCCTTGCAAGCCACGCGCCGCCGCCGCATTTTCGCCTTCATGGAACAGTCAGCGGGCGAGGCGCGGCGGATACCGCTGCATGGGCCGGAGGATTTCGAGGGCATGCGCAAGGCGGGGCAACTCGCGGCCGCCTGCCTGGACATGATCACCCCCCATGTGGTGCCCGGCATCACCACCGAGGCCCTGGACAAGCTGCTGCACGACTTCATGCTCGACCACGGCGCCGTCCCGGCGACGCTGGGCTACCGCGGCTATCCGAAGAGCTCCTGCATCTCCATCAACCACGTCGTCTGCCACGGCATCCCGGGCGAGCGCCGGCTGGTGGAGGGCGACATCCTCAACATCGACGTCACCCCCATCCTCGACGGCTGGTACGGCGACACCTCCCGCATGTACGTGGCGGGGGAGCCGGGCCGGAAGGCCGCGCTGCTGATGGATGTGACCCATGAGAGCCTGCTGCGCGGCATCGCCGCGGTGAAGCCCGGCGCCACCCTCGGCGACATCGGCCACGCCATCCAGAGCTATGTGGAAAAGCAGCGCTTCTCCGTGGTGCGCGACTTCTGCGGCCACGGCGTCGGCCGCACCTTCCACGCCCCGCCCAACATCCTGCATTTCGGCCGCCCCGGCGAAGGCCCGAAGCTCAAGGAAGGCATGTTCTTCACCATCGAGCCGATGGTGAATGCCGGCCGCCCGGAGGTGAAGGTGCTCGACGACGGCTGGACCGCCGTGACCCGCGACCGCTCCCTCTCCGCCCAGTTCGAGCACATGGTGGGCGTCACCGCCACGGGCTGCGAGGTCTTCACCTATTCCCCCGCCGGGCTGCACAAGCCGCCCTACAAGCTGCCCGCCTGAACCACGCCCCCCGTATGACCGACCAGACGAATCCGCCCGCCACCCTGCCCTCCCGCCTGGTGGAGGGCTATCGCGGCTTCCGCTACACGCGCTTCCGGCGCGAACGGCACCACTACGCCCAGCTGGCCGAGGCCGGCCAGCACCCCCGCATCCTGATGATCGCCTGCGTGGACAGCCGCGTCGCGCCGGAAGTCGTCTTCGACGCCGATGCCGGAGAGATGGTGGTGGTCCGCAACGTCGCGAACCTCGTGCCCCCCTACCAGCCCGACGCCAACTACCATGGCACCTCGGCCGCCATCGAATTCGCCGTCCGGTCGCTGAAGGTCGAGCATGTCGTCGTTCTCGGCCATGCCTCCTGCAGCGGCATCAACGCCTTCCGCCGCAACCAGCGTGACCATGTGGACGCGGCGCATGGCGACTTCGTCGCCCGCTGGATGGACCTGATCGCCCCGGCCCGCGACCACGTCCTGCGCTGCGAAGGCGTGGACCCGCTGCACGATCAGTGCGCCATGGAACACGCCGCCATCCGCCAGTCCCTGCGCAACCTGCGCACCTTCCCCTGGCTGGCGGAGCGCGAGGCCGCCGGCCAGCTGAGCCTGCACGGCGTCTGGTTCGACGTGGCCGACGGCACGCTCAGCGCGCTGAATGAGGCCGAGGGCCGCTTCCACCCCGTCCCTGCCGGCCCTCTCACCCAGGACTGATCCCTTCCGCTCCGCCGGGGCGGAGGATGAAGCGGAGAACAGAATACTCCCCTGCCGCCCTATGCGGGCTTTGCATGGCGCATAATGCTGGCATAATTTCCTCTGTCAGCATACATGCGCGGTTGTAAGCACGGG
Protein-coding regions in this window:
- a CDS encoding alpha-amylase family glycosyl hydrolase, giving the protein MTAGFDTTPFRLLRSEGFLSPSTTADWWRGAVIYQVYPRSFADGNGDGIGDLPGLLGRLGHIADLGADAIWISPFQCSPQEDYGYDVSDYCDVDPLFGTLADFDRVLARAYQLGLKVLMDQVWSHSSSQHPWFQESRASRHNPRSDWYVWADPSPDGTAPTNWLSVFGGPAWSWEPRRRQYYLHHFLGSQPAFNLHNGEVVEALLDIGRFWLDRGVDGFRLDAVDWMCHDPDLRDNPAAHRPGQPVPAKPFGMQLHQHDLLHPRTLEVIARIRGLQDEYPGTATLAEISSQDGAFDRLRRYTAPGMFDMAYTLRFMKGNLTHETVASTLHWMTEHQEGWPCWSFSNHDVERVASRWSPIGGQPGQPSPEFLRLLMAMLLTMRGSVCLYLGEELGLTEAELRPEDLRDPFGIAFWPDYKGRDGSRTPMPWQQDAPHLGFSTGGSGTRPWLPMPEAHHPLAAEAQRRDPGSTLNAWRHFLRFRRNHPALVHGTLAQVAAPEPLICFRRHSAEESLLCVFNLGNAPREFDLPAEGLVEPLWSSAARLASGPRAALGPCGVLILRDGPAVAE
- a CDS encoding MFS transporter, which gives rise to MAAGGRAGTEAGGGEVAERPAIGGGGTGKDAGQATGKPVARRGWVDDPRFTAAIVASALIMQNLDSSVIATALPAMARDLGSEPLHLSAAITSYLVALTVFVPVSGWVADRYGAKRVFLWAIAVFVASSAACGMAQGLSELIAARVVQGIGGAMMVPVARLLLLRRVTKEEIVRATTWLTMPGLLGPILGPPLGGFLTDQLSWRWVFWINLPIGLLGLFLAWRFITAPEQERPPKLDVPGVTLVGLSLACLMFGFETVGRGLLEPVWSWAALAAGVVLGWWAVRHCLRAEHPALDLSLLRIPAFQVTVTAGTMFRIGAGAIPFLVPLAIQLGFGASATTSGLITLASALGAFGMKPLIHRVLRWFGYRGTLVWNTLLQGAIILLLATLSPGWPLWGCSSCWR
- the map gene encoding type I methionyl aminopeptidase; the protein is MEQSAGEARRIPLHGPEDFEGMRKAGQLAAACLDMITPHVVPGITTEALDKLLHDFMLDHGAVPATLGYRGYPKSSCISINHVVCHGIPGERRLVEGDILNIDVTPILDGWYGDTSRMYVAGEPGRKAALLMDVTHESLLRGIAAVKPGATLGDIGHAIQSYVEKQRFSVVRDFCGHGVGRTFHAPPNILHFGRPGEGPKLKEGMFFTIEPMVNAGRPEVKVLDDGWTAVTRDRSLSAQFEHMVGVTATGCEVFTYSPAGLHKPPYKLPA
- a CDS encoding carbonic anhydrase; protein product: MTDQTNPPATLPSRLVEGYRGFRYTRFRRERHHYAQLAEAGQHPRILMIACVDSRVAPEVVFDADAGEMVVVRNVANLVPPYQPDANYHGTSAAIEFAVRSLKVEHVVVLGHASCSGINAFRRNQRDHVDAAHGDFVARWMDLIAPARDHVLRCEGVDPLHDQCAMEHAAIRQSLRNLRTFPWLAEREAAGQLSLHGVWFDVADGTLSALNEAEGRFHPVPAGPLTQD